In Pseudothermotoga sp., one genomic interval encodes:
- a CDS encoding glutamine synthetase family protein, which produces MRAEDILKIVEEENIQFIRLQFSDINGNIKNVEIPSQELPRAFERGIMFDGSSIEGFVRIEESDMYLKPDLDTFSILPWTTNGIKSARLICDVYKPNGTPFEGDPRYRLKLVVEKARRMGFEPYAGPELEFFVLPRDPKGFPVAELLDKGSYFDLLPLNEVESLRSEAAVALRTMGIEVEASHHEVSPSQHEVDFRYGELVKTADNAQTVKLVLKTIAIKHNLHVTFMPKPFFGINGSGMHTHLSLFKNGENAFYDPNASDGLSKILYHFVGGLLAHAKEITAVTNPTVNSYKRLVPGYEAPVNIAWSKANRSALIRVPAARGKSTRIEYRAPDPSCNAYLALAVIVAAGLDGIEKGIEPPLPIEENIYTMSEERKAQCKIEALPGSLRDALEEMKNSELVREVLGEHIFRKFLDLKRREWREFSISVTDWEIKRYLSV; this is translated from the coding sequence ATGAGAGCTGAAGACATTTTGAAGATCGTTGAGGAGGAGAACATCCAATTCATAAGGCTTCAGTTCTCGGATATCAACGGTAACATCAAGAACGTGGAGATACCTTCTCAAGAACTCCCAAGAGCTTTCGAAAGAGGTATCATGTTTGACGGATCATCCATCGAAGGTTTCGTGAGGATTGAAGAATCTGATATGTATTTAAAACCTGACCTCGACACTTTTTCAATTCTACCTTGGACTACCAACGGTATCAAGAGCGCCAGGCTCATCTGTGATGTTTACAAACCGAACGGCACGCCGTTCGAGGGGGATCCACGCTACAGATTGAAGCTCGTTGTCGAAAAAGCTAGGAGAATGGGTTTTGAGCCTTACGCAGGTCCCGAGCTAGAATTCTTCGTTCTGCCCAGAGATCCAAAAGGTTTCCCAGTCGCCGAGTTACTCGATAAGGGTAGCTATTTTGATCTTCTACCACTCAATGAAGTAGAATCTTTGAGAAGTGAAGCTGCAGTTGCGCTCCGCACAATGGGAATAGAAGTTGAGGCTTCTCACCACGAAGTTTCTCCGTCTCAGCATGAAGTTGACTTTCGATATGGCGAGCTCGTGAAGACTGCCGACAACGCACAAACTGTAAAGCTCGTCTTGAAAACGATCGCCATCAAGCACAATTTGCACGTTACGTTCATGCCAAAGCCTTTCTTCGGTATCAACGGATCAGGTATGCACACTCATTTGAGCCTTTTCAAAAATGGAGAGAACGCATTCTATGATCCAAACGCTTCTGACGGGCTTTCGAAAATACTCTACCATTTCGTCGGGGGACTTCTCGCTCATGCAAAGGAGATCACGGCTGTCACAAACCCAACGGTGAACAGCTACAAAAGACTCGTACCAGGTTACGAGGCGCCTGTGAACATCGCTTGGTCGAAGGCTAATAGAAGTGCCCTCATAAGGGTCCCAGCTGCCAGGGGCAAATCGACGAGAATAGAATACAGAGCACCAGATCCAAGTTGTAATGCATATCTGGCTCTAGCAGTGATCGTTGCAGCAGGTCTCGATGGCATCGAGAAAGGTATAGAGCCACCACTACCCATAGAAGAAAACATTTACACGATGAGCGAAGAAAGAAAAGCACAATGTAAGATAGAGGCCCTGCCTGGTTCACTGAGAGATGCCTTGGAAGAGATGAAAAACTCTGAGCTGGTGAGGGAGGTTCTGGGAGAACACATATTCAGGAAATTTTTGGATCTGAAGAGGAGAGAATGGAGAGAATTCAGCATCTCTGTGACAGATTGGGA
- a CDS encoding ribonuclease HII: MLVLLILEYHVISMRRELFLFDDFYRASFGTIIGIDEAGRGCLAGPVVAAAVILLEPVDVYDSKKLTPKQREILFMRIQTCAKVGVGIATPEEIDVYNILNATKVAMNRALENLNCPSGFVLVDGKSLKLSQQGVCVVKGDMKSASIAAASIVAKVTRDRLMEQFDKQYPNYGFTRHKGYSTKEHLKSLHRYGPTSFHRLTFKPVLNLLNERLLAEIVEKDTERFRIVLQKLKQIVAS; encoded by the coding sequence GTGCTGGTTCTACTCATTCTGGAGTATCATGTTATATCGATGAGAAGAGAGCTTTTTTTATTCGACGATTTTTATCGAGCAAGTTTTGGTACCATCATAGGGATCGATGAAGCTGGCAGAGGTTGTTTGGCAGGACCAGTCGTGGCAGCGGCCGTTATTCTGTTGGAGCCCGTCGATGTGTACGATTCGAAAAAATTGACGCCTAAGCAGAGAGAAATCCTTTTTATGAGGATACAAACATGTGCAAAAGTGGGTGTTGGAATAGCAACACCAGAGGAGATAGACGTGTACAATATTTTGAACGCAACAAAGGTGGCTATGAATCGAGCGCTTGAGAATCTCAATTGTCCAAGCGGCTTCGTTTTAGTGGATGGAAAATCTTTAAAGCTTTCTCAACAAGGTGTGTGCGTCGTCAAAGGTGATATGAAAAGCGCCTCTATTGCAGCAGCATCTATAGTCGCGAAAGTGACGAGAGATCGATTGATGGAACAATTCGACAAGCAATATCCAAACTACGGGTTTACAAGGCACAAGGGTTATTCGACAAAAGAACACCTCAAAAGCCTTCATCGTTATGGCCCTACTTCTTTCCACAGGCTCACTTTCAAACCCGTTTTGAACTTACTCAATGAGCGCTTACTTGCAGAGATCGTCGAGAAAGATACGGAACGTTTCCGAATAGTTCTTCAAAAATTGAAGCAAATCGTTGCTAGTTAA
- the folP gene encoding dihydropteroate synthase, giving the protein MNFLVTKVNNPIEHLSRVGVDPASVVIFKNKGEFVSLLIYDVPVIAANVIKQEMLAAGGDAAVHRQAITHRVDRTHVLTMGTLAQHRKLIEKLSMMHYWELDKIAKDIEDCLFGEVIRCMNLPSGRKLYFDRTLIMGVINVTPDSFYAASRVEKDKLLDRVAQMIREGVDIIDIGGESTRPGSDRVTEEEEMSRVVPAVELVKKNFDVVVSVDTYKAKVAEESIKVGAEIVNDVSALRFDPNMVEVLKKYKPAVVLMHMKGEPKTMQENPHYDDVVKEILYFLKERIEFLSESGIDDRIMIDPGIGFGKRLEDNLEIIKRISEFKSLKRPVLIGASRKSFIGKVLGDVPPEERLYGTLAVTAYCVLNGVDVIRVHDVRENSHVIKLIETIRKTDNRSF; this is encoded by the coding sequence ATGAACTTCCTCGTAACGAAAGTTAACAATCCGATCGAACATCTATCGAGGGTCGGTGTCGATCCAGCATCGGTTGTGATATTCAAAAACAAGGGAGAGTTTGTCAGTCTGCTCATTTACGATGTACCTGTGATCGCCGCGAATGTGATAAAACAAGAAATGCTCGCAGCCGGAGGTGATGCCGCCGTCCACAGGCAAGCGATCACACACAGAGTGGATCGTACTCACGTGCTCACGATGGGAACACTCGCTCAACACAGAAAGCTCATTGAGAAACTCTCCATGATGCACTATTGGGAACTCGACAAAATTGCGAAAGACATCGAAGATTGTCTCTTTGGTGAAGTTATTCGCTGTATGAATCTTCCTTCTGGTAGAAAGCTGTACTTCGATAGAACCCTGATCATGGGTGTGATAAACGTCACACCAGATTCCTTCTATGCCGCGAGCCGTGTTGAAAAAGATAAGTTGCTGGATCGCGTCGCTCAAATGATCAGAGAAGGTGTCGACATAATCGATATAGGTGGTGAATCGACCAGACCGGGATCGGATAGAGTGACTGAGGAAGAAGAAATGAGCAGAGTCGTTCCTGCTGTAGAGCTAGTGAAAAAGAATTTCGATGTCGTGGTGTCAGTAGATACTTACAAGGCGAAAGTTGCAGAAGAATCGATCAAAGTAGGTGCCGAGATAGTGAACGACGTAAGCGCCTTGAGGTTCGATCCAAACATGGTAGAAGTCTTGAAAAAGTATAAACCTGCGGTTGTTCTGATGCACATGAAAGGTGAACCAAAAACAATGCAAGAAAATCCACACTACGATGACGTTGTGAAAGAGATCTTGTATTTCCTCAAAGAACGAATCGAGTTTCTCAGCGAATCAGGCATCGATGACAGGATCATGATAGATCCTGGTATAGGCTTTGGGAAAAGGCTCGAGGACAATTTGGAGATCATAAAGCGCATTTCAGAGTTCAAAAGTCTTAAAAGACCCGTTTTGATCGGTGCTTCTAGGAAATCTTTCATAGGGAAAGTTTTAGGCGATGTACCCCCAGAAGAAAGGCTCTATGGAACCCTCGCTGTCACGGCCTACTGTGTTCTGAACGGCGTTGACGTGATCAGAGTGCACGACGTTAGGGAAAATTCACACGTGATCAAGTTGATCGAAACCATCCGTAAGACGGACAATCGTTCATTTTGA
- a CDS encoding CoA pyrophosphatase codes for MVAVPIVHLFGSPYVVLIRRARRLKRHPNQVAFPGGIVEENESMVDALFRELEEEVGVLKQNCKLLGKLSPTVTAKSNLYMQPFLVKIELPHFRLNRNEVEDIYFIELKLFEENHCEEIVLPKGGKTFRFKFGDLVVWGATARIMRNSFLQIEHLLEGYRDELPRNES; via the coding sequence GTGGTTGCAGTTCCAATCGTACATCTTTTTGGTAGTCCATACGTTGTTCTAATAAGGAGAGCGCGCAGGTTGAAACGACATCCAAATCAAGTCGCTTTCCCTGGAGGTATAGTGGAAGAGAATGAATCGATGGTGGATGCCTTGTTCCGTGAGCTTGAAGAAGAGGTTGGAGTTTTAAAGCAAAATTGTAAGTTACTTGGCAAGCTCAGCCCAACCGTGACTGCGAAATCCAACTTGTATATGCAACCTTTCCTCGTCAAGATCGAACTACCACATTTTCGGCTGAACAGGAACGAAGTGGAAGATATCTATTTCATTGAATTGAAGCTGTTCGAAGAAAATCATTGTGAAGAAATTGTTCTTCCGAAGGGAGGAAAGACCTTTCGGTTCAAGTTCGGTGATCTCGTCGTCTGGGGAGCCACGGCGAGAATTATGAGGAATTCTTTCTTGCAGATCGAACATCTGTTGGAGGGATATAGAGATGAACTTCCTCGTAACGAAAGTTAA